From the genome of Magnetococcales bacterium:
TTGTCTGAATTCTGCTTGGTGTGCCTGGGGTGCCTGGCGCAACAACTCCACAAGCATGCGCCGGGAGTTCCAACGCCGGGTTGTATTGCGGATCTCCCTCTGAACCCGGGACGCATACCGAATCTGCGCCTCCCGAAACATCACATCATCCATCGTTTTCAATTCCGGACCCGTGGCCGAAAAAAGATCCACCATGAATATCAGCAGGGAACCATTGACCGGGTTATCCAGAAACGTTTGCAAGGGCGTATTGGAGGCTACACCGCCATCCCAATACTGCTCCCCATCGATCACCACAGGAGCGAATCCGGGTGGCAAGGCGCCACTGGCCAAGGTATGTTCCGGAGTCAGCTTTCTCTCCCGGTTGTCGAAAAATTTCAGTTCCCCTGTTGTCACCTTTGTCACTCCCAGGGACAAACGGGGCGCATGTTTGGAATTGATGTAGTCAAAATCCGCCAGTTCCAGGAGGGTTTGCCGCAGGGGGGAAGCATCCGCATAACTCAATGCATCGGGAGTTCCCGGGGGTGAAATCTGCGGTATGGGCGGTATCCGTGGAGAGAAAAAATGTGGCTGCCCGGTCAGTTGGGTTTGCAATCCGCTCATTTTGATGAAGACCGTCGGGGAAAGATTGTACAACCACGCATCCCACCACGCACTGGGCCTGGTCACAATCTCCCAGAATTTTTCCAGTTGTTGCAGACGTTTATCTGGCGGATTGCCGGCCAGGATGGTGGCACCGACCGCACCGATGGAAATACCGGAGATCCATTCCGGCTCGAATCCCTTTTCGGTCATGGCCCGATAACACCCCAATTGATAGGGTCCAAAAGCCGCCCCACCCTGTAGTGCCAATGCAACGTGCGGTTTGCCACCGCCATTCTGCCCCGATTTATGCCCTGTCATGGGAACCCCTCCAGTTGCTTTGACTCCGTTCAGCCGATCCAAACGGAAGCGTGACAGGAGGTTACTCAACTATATTCTTAATTTCCAGGATTTTTGCGCCGGGAACGCCAGGATTTATGATAATTATTGAAAAATCTCAATCAATACAAAGCCTGTATTCCATATATTAAAATATATTAATTATCAGACAATCTCCTGTTCCAGACCGAACCCGAATATTCAGACAACCTCTTGTTCCTGTTCCAGACCAGACACGATCAAACACGACCATGCCAGATTCAAAACGCAGCAATCATTCGCGATGAAAATGCAGGT
Proteins encoded in this window:
- a CDS encoding patatin-like phospholipase family protein, giving the protein MTGHKSGQNGGGKPHVALALQGGAAFGPYQLGCYRAMTEKGFEPEWISGISIGAVGATILAGNPPDKRLQQLEKFWEIVTRPSAWWDAWLYNLSPTVFIKMSGLQTQLTGQPHFFSPRIPPIPQISPPGTPDALSYADASPLRQTLLELADFDYINSKHAPRLSLGVTKVTTGELKFFDNRERKLTPEHTLASGALPPGFAPVVIDGEQYWDGGVASNTPLQTFLDNPVNGSLLIFMVDLFSATGPELKTMDDVMFREAQIRYASRVQREIRNTTRRWNSRRMLVELLRQAPQAHQAEFRQIFGDVPGTRMGTGSEPDQIHDLDIIHVSYQPGPGIPPEAGHEFSRISVKNRCDAGYTDMLHAIQGSPWISRKKTALQGACVHHCQGGHIHTRTHLG